A region from the Malus domestica chromosome 07, GDT2T_hap1 genome encodes:
- the LOC103438830 gene encoding nuclear pore complex protein NUP1-like yields the protein MASPAREEKQKQAYEGLGAGGKFRKTPFRRTTQATPYDRPPTILRNPSAANDGWLSKLVDPAQRLISSGAHRLFSSVFRKRLPPPQSPSTGVNHEAKMKGKEEVTVDLPGVLKGTIGQCSGPSHPSTTGDGGELTELEQILEQKTFTRSEIDRLTELLHSRTVDMPMENQEKGSEVIPSKSVVSHDKKEEFPKTPLLDKNGIESRLASNPVVSASVLDEEVASPAELAKAYMGSRPSKVSLSLLNLRGQTHHEDSPILSSLPFPSKSPTMSLVPRNSGSGMAPLNGFVTPRSRGRSAIYSMARTPYSRVCTTSSLKGAGSKVDAYGGASSSQSVWEQSQPSGSKQGTSKRRFSVLDNDIGSVGPIRRIRQKPNLLSSRGLSSPTTSIHGARISSEAAQNLWKPLSLGEPKNKALPETRDNSGPSTSFSTVPSKSSEMASKILEQLDKLVSPKEKSSEPNLHTVKDKSPTKLSPSMLYGQARKSLEDVDSPKFLDNEHNNNKNFNNKFDVSADHVIPDAREFTSQKLDKVRENGPLRIGAPQDFTSQKQDKVRGNGPLRIDAPSDSSMLINGADSTTEKKDILLNVKTTVSAASNSVHHPQKKRAFKMSAHEDFLDLDDDDDSNGVASDSRGKVEASSTKNTPVYSEVRTSAARSLASSSLTVLPSVVATQPSFTYDKVDLPKDSHPGLPTFNYGGNVTSVKVSDAATPLFKFGSKSVDKVALPQSTFTSSPAVGESVNATFSHSNAESSSSVHAVVSGATTSVVQPHRSGEAVNKSNSNAGDSFVIPKTTVSTAPSTTGIFSFGTPNSNINNGSSPLFTSSTPSVFSNVTSPNSSGSISHTANRDTVDISTTAFTTNSSNGSSLAQAPSFSTTPTVKFESSTASTVVTPVPVKSPMESFEGKNKESFGGKNTEDKGFGNISSTLFAGTSAAISSAANQFQGSLFGAGSGSAPIAQASSAATGIASVAQSSSTEPGSSTSPLSHGFAGNTAFSFGGSIFGPTSTAKLPSSGTDTALGSSTSSLEANSISSGTAPNVFASSWQPAKSSVFATAFNSTSSSTGFSYVSSSAAPATNSAPIVSGGSSTAATTSTNSVPFVFGGSSTATATTNSAPFVFGGSSSATATTNSAPFVFGGSSSATATTISAPITFAASTVSSTNNNSGLMFQSSNGASSTSMFSFTSAAPTSAPSQPPFGNSNPVFPFGSPGNNDQMSMEDSMAEDTNQASMPTVPGFGQQFQFGQQPVSNSQPASVFGYTPTAPGASPFQFGGQQNLTNPQNPNPFQASGSLGANQGLGGGSFSVGSSGGDGDKSQRRIVKVKHTRRKK from the exons atgGCGTCGCCCGCGCGGGAAGAGAAGCAGAAGCAGGCATACGAAGGATTGGGTGCGGGTGGCAAGTTCCGAAAGACGCCGTTTCGACGGACCACCCAAGCAACACCGTACGATCGGCCACCAACGATTTTACGAAACCCTAGCGCCGCCAACGATGGCTGGCTCTCGAAGCTCGTCGATCCGGCTCAGCGCCTCATTTCCTCTGGCGCCCACCGCCTCTTCTCCTCTGTCTTTCGCAAACGCCTTCCTCCGCCTCAGTCGCCTTCTACAG GTGTAAACCATGAAGCAAAGATGAAGGGCAAAGAAGAAGTTACTGTG GATCTTCCTGGAGTGCTAAAAGGCACAATTGGTCAATGTTCCGGTCCAAGTCATCCAAGTACTACTGGTGATGGAGGCGAGCTCACTGAGCTTGAACAAATTTTAGAGCAGAAAACCTTTACCAG ATCTGAGATTGATCGATTGACAGAGCTGTTGCATTCAAGAACTGTTGATATGCCAATGGAGAATCAAGAGAAAGGGTCTGAAGTGATACCTTCAAAGTCGGTGGTTTCTCATGACAAAAAGGAGGAATTTCCTAAAACTCCATTGCTAGACAAAAATGGGATTGAGAGCCGCCTTGCTTCAAACCCTGTTGTTAGTGCAAGT GTCCTTGATGAAGAAGTTGCTTCACCTGCAGAACTCGCAAAAGCTTACATGGGCAGTAGGCCTTCAAAAGTATCTCTATCATTGTTAAATTTGCGAGGTCAAACACACCATGAAGATTCCCCTATTTTGAGCAGTCTGCCATTTCCTTCAAAATCGCCAACGATGTCACTTGTGCCAAGGAATTCTGGCAGTGGGATGGCTCCATTAAATGGTTTTGTGACCCCTAGATCTCGAGGCAGGTCTGCTATATACAGCATGGCTCGAACACCATACTCTCGAGTCTGCACAACAAgtagtttgaag GGTGCTGGGTCTAAAGTTGATGCTTATGGTGGTGCTTCATCATCTCAGTCTGTATGGGAGCAAAGCCAACCTTCTGGATCTAAACAAGGG ACCTCGAAGCGCAGATTCTCAGTCTTAGACAATGACATAGGATCTGTTGGTCCTATTCGGAGAATTCGTCAAAAACCTAATCTTCTTTCTTCAAGAGGCTTGAGCTCACCTACTACTTCCATTCATGGGGCAAGAATAAGTTCTGAGGCTGCTCAAAACTTGTGGAAGCCACTATCATTGGGTGAACCTAAGAACAAAGCATTACCAGAAACTAGAGACAATTCAGGTCCTAGTACAAGTTTCTCTACCGTTCCCTCAAAGTCCAGTGAAATGGCGTCCAAAATACTTGAGCAGCTTGATAAATTGGTCTCTCCAAAAGAGAAATCATCTGAGCCCAATCTACATACTGTGAAAGACAAATCGCCAACTAAGCTTTCCCCATCAATGCTATATGGTCAGGCTCGGAAAAGCCTGGAGGATGTGGATTCACCAAAATTTTTGGACAACgaacataataataataaaaatttcaataatAAGTTTGATGTTTCCGCTGATCATGTGATACCAGATGCTCGAGAATTCACCTCTCAAAAGCTGGATAAGGTTAGAGAAAATGGCCCACTTAGGATTGGTGCTCCTCAAGACTTCACCTCTCAAAAGCAGGATAAGGTTAGAGGAAACGGCCCACTTAGGATCGATGCTCCTTCTGACAGTTCAATGTTAATAAATGGAGCAGATTCTACAACAGAAAAGAAGGATATTTTGCTAAATGTTAAAACTACAGTTTCTGCGGCATCAAACTCTGTTCATCATCCACAAAAGAAACGGGCATTCAAGATGAGTGCACATGAG GATTTTCTGGATCTGGATGATGATGACGATTCAAATGGGGTTGCATCTGATTCAAGAGGGAAGGTTGAGGCATCTTCGACCAAGAATACTCCAGTTTACTCTGAAGTAAGGACTTCAGCTGCTCGTAGTTTAGCTTCATCCAGCTTGACAGTCTTGCCCAGTGTAGTAGCTACTCAGCCATCCTTTACATATGACAAAGTTGATCTACCGAAAGATTCGCATCCTGGTCTTCCCACTTTTAACTATGGGGGTAATGTTACTTCAGTTAAGGTTTCAGATGCAGCTACTCCTCTGTTTAAGTTTGGCTCTAAGAGTGTTGATAAAGTTGCACTGCCACAGTCTACTTTTACTTCGTCACCTGCAGTTGGTGAATCCGTGAACGCAACCTTTTCACACTCCAATGCTGAAAGCTCAAGCAG TGTACATGCGGTTGTATCTGGTGCAACAACTTCTGTAGTCCAACCACACAGATCAGGTGAAGCAGTTAATAAGAGTAATTCAAATGCTGGAGACTCTTTTGTGATACCTAAAACTACTGTATCAACTGCACCATCAACCACAGGCATATTCTCCTTTGGCACCCctaattcaaatataaataatGGGTCAAGCCCTCTATTTACTTCCTCCACTCCTTCAGTCTTCAGTAATGTGACAAGTCCAAATTCATCGGGTAGCATTAGTCACACTGCCAACAGAGACACTGTTGACATCTCTACAACTGCATTCACCACGAACAGTAGCAATGGTTCTAGCTTGGCTCAAGCACCTTCATTTTCAACCACGCCTACAGTCAAATTTGAATCGTCTACTGCTTCAACTGTAGTCACACCAGTTCCAGTAAAATCTCCCATGGAATCTTTTGAAGGCAAGAACAAGGAATCATTTGGAGGCAAGAACACAGAAGACAAAGGCTTTGGTAACATTAGCAGCACTTTGTTTGCTGGCACATCTGCTGCCATTTCAAGTGCTGCTAACCAGTTCCAGGGTTCTCTTTTTGGTGCTGGCAGTGGATCTGCTCCTATTGCCCAGGCCTCATCTGCTGCGACTGGAATTGCATCTGTTGCACAAAGTTCATCCACTGAACCTGGTTCATCAACATCCCCACTATCACATGGGTTTGCTGGAAATACAGCTTTCTCTTTTGGAGGTTCTATTTTTGGCCCAACCTCTACTGCCAAACTCCCTAGTTCAGGAACTGATACTGCTCTTGGTTCTTCTACTTCCTCATTGGAGGCCAACTCCATTAGCTCTGGCACTGCCCCTAATGTATTTGCTTCCAGTTGGCAACCTGCTAAATCTTCTGTATTTGCTACCGCTTTCAACTCTACATCTTCGTCAACTGGGTTTTCTTATGTATCATCCTCCGCTGCTCCTGCTACTAACAGTGCACCTATTGTATCCGGAGGATCCTCCACTGCTGCTACTACTAGCACTAACAGTGTGCCTTTTGTATTTGGAGGATCCTCGACTGCTACTGCTACTACTAACAGTGCACCTTTTGTATTTGGAGGATCCTCGTCTGCCACTGCTACTACTAACAGTGCACCTTTTGTATTTGGAGGATCCTCGTCTGCCACTGCTACTACTATCAGTGCGCCTATTACTTTTGCAGCATCCACAGTTTCTTCTACAAATAACAACAGTGGATTAATGTTTCAATCATCCAATGGTGCATCCTCAACTTCCATGTTCTCATTCACTTCAGCTGCACCTACTAGTGCCCCGTCACAGCCTCCATTTGGCAACTCCAATCCTGTATTTCCATTTGGTTCCCCAGGTAATAATGATCAAATGAGTATGGAAGACAGTATGGCCGAAGACACTAATCAGGCGTCTATGCCTACAGTCCCAGGTTTTGGTCAACAGTTCCAGTTTGGGCAACAGCCTGTTTCAAACTCACAACCTGCTTCTGTATTTGGATATACACCCACAGCCCCAGGGGCGAGTCCCTTCCAATTTGGAGGCCAACAGAACCTAACCAACCCACAGAACCCTAACCCATTTCAGGCCTCTGGTAGTTTGGGTGCGAATCAGGGTTTAGGAGGGGGCAGCTTCTCAGTTGGCTCCAGTGGCGGTGATGGTGACAAGTCTCAACGAAGAATAGTTAAAGTTAAACACACCAGGCGGAAGAAGTAA
- the CDPK gene encoding calcium-dependent protein kinase 1: MGNTCVGPSISKNAFFQSVSAVMWPNRSPDDSVHTNREPVNETSSPKEPESPMPVLDKPPEQVTIPKPETEPKQSAKPETEPKQSAKPKKPPQIKRVPSAGLQAGSVLQTKTGKIKEFYSFGRKLGQGQFGITFLCVEKATGKEYACKSIAKRKLITDDDVEDVRREIQIMHHLAGHPNVISIKGAYEDAVAVHVVMELCAGGELFDRIIQRGHYTERKAAELTRTIVGVVEACHSLGVMHRDLKPENFLFVSQDEDALLKTIDFGLSIFLKPGVKYSDVVGSPYYVAPEVLRKRYGPEADVWSAGVIVYILLSGVPPFWAENEEGIFDQVLHGDLDFESDPWPSISDGAKDLVRRMLVRDPKRRLTAHEVLCHPWVQVDGVAPDKALDSAVLSRLKQFSAMNKLKKMALRVIAENLSVEEIAGLKEMFKMIDTDNSGQITFDELKIGLKRFGANLKESEIYDLMQAADVDNSGTIDYGEFVAATLHLNKIEREDHLFAAFSYFDKDGSGYITPDELQQACEDFGIEDVRLEEMIREVDQDNDGRIDYNEFVAMMQKGNFVGPGKKGLQSSFSIAFR, from the exons ATGGGTAACACTTGTGTTGGACCGAGCATTTCCAAGAATGCTTTCTTCCAATCAGTTTCAGCTGTAATGTGGCCAAACCGCTCTCCCGATGACTCAGTTCATACTAACAGAGAACCTGTCAATGAGACATCATCACCTAAGGAACCTGAGTCGCCTATGCCAGTACTAGACAAACCACCAGAGCAAGTGACAATACCAAAACCAGAAACCGAGCCAAAGCAATCCGCAAAACCTGAAACTGAGCCAAAACAATCCGCAAAACCCAAGAAGCCACCGCAGATAAAGAGGGTCCCTAGTGCAGGACTTCAGGCTGGTTCGGTGTTGCAAACGAAAACCGGAAAGATAAAGGAGTTTTACAGTTTTGGGAGGAAACTTGGACAGGGGCAGTTTGGAATAACGTTTCTGTGTGTGGAGAAGGCGACAGGGAAAGAGTATGCGTGCAAATCGATTGCGAAAAGGAAGTTAATAACTGATGACGATGTGGAGGATGTGAGGAGGGAAATTCAGATCATGCACCATCTGGCAGGCCACCCAAATGTTATCTCTATTAAGGGAGCTTATGAGGATGCTGTAGCAGTTCATGTTGTTATGGAATTATGTGCAGGAGGTGAGCTCTTTGATAGGATTATCCAGCGCGGGCATTATACAGAAAGAAAGGCAGCTGAGCTAACTAGGACTATAGTTGGAGTGGTCGAAGCTTGCCATTCATTGGGAGTTATGCATCGAGACCTTAAACCAGAGAACTTTCTCTTTGTCAGTCAGGATGAGGATGCACTTCTCAAAACTATTGATTTTGGATTGTCAATTTTCTTGAAGCCAG GAGTAAAATATAGTGATGTGGTTGGAAGCCCATATTATGTTGCACCTGAAGTGTTACGCAAGCGTTATGGTCCAGAAGCAGATGTCTGGAGTGCAGGGGTGATCGTTTACATTCTGTTAAGTGGGGTACCGCCATTTTGGGCTG AAAATGAGGAAGGAATATTTGACCAGGTCCTACATGGTGACCTAGATTTCGAATCAGACCCTTGGCCTAGTATTTCTGATGGTGCCAAAGATTTAGTGAGGAGAATGCTTGTCCGAGACCCCAAAAGGCGGCTGACAGCCCATGAAGTTTTGT GCCACCCCTGGGTGCAAGTTGATGGTGTGGCTCCCGATAAGGCTCTTGATTCTGCAGTTCTAAGTCGCTTAAAACAATTTTCGGCTATGAACAAACTCAAGAAAATGGCTCTCAGA GTCATTGCAGAGAACTTGTCTGTAGAAGAAATAGCTGGCCTGAAAGAAATGTTCAAGATGATAGACACTGACAACAGTGGTCAAATCACTTTTGACGAACTAAAGATTGGATTGAAAAGATTTGGGGCAAATCTAAAGGAGTCTGAAATTTATGATCTAATGCAAGCA GCAGATGTCGATAACAGTGGAACCATTGATTATGGGGAGTTCGTAGCTGCAACGTTGCATCTGaacaaaattgagagagaagatCATCTATTTGCAGCTTTCTCCTACTTTGATAAGGATGGAAGTGGCTATATTACTCCGGATGAGCTTCAACAAGCTTGTGAGGATTTTGGCATAGAGGATGTTCGCCTCGAAGAGATGATAAGAGAAGTTGATCAGGACAAT GATGGACGCATAGATTACAACGAGTTTGTAGCCATGATGCAGAAGGGAAATTTTGTTGGCCCTGGTAAGAAGGGACTGCAAAGTAGCTTCAGCATTGCATTTAGATAA
- the LOC103438787 gene encoding uncharacterized protein, whose amino-acid sequence MYGSTAKRLLQHFGATLVSSSGTHMIRFRPLQSLVSRSHFSTTVNSEPFANKPPSFANSTSSYADEFPNISNSSSSTADHTRRSRVEYQDEQARVLQASLPHVIRLGWSEAAMIAGAKDIGVSASIVGSFPRKEGMLVEFFMDDCLQRLIDRIESSPDELKSLIPSDRITKLIRIRLEMQSPFISKWPQALSIQAQPVNVPTSFKQRAMLVDEIWHGAGDDTADFQWYVKRTVLGGIYSTTEIYMLTDNSPDFRDTWAFLDDRVKDAFDLKKTTQEATYLAEAVGAGMGTSLQGFVKRVFQG is encoded by the coding sequence atgTATGGATCCACAGCGAAGCGGCTTCTCCAGCACTTTGGCGCAACGTTGGTTAGCAGTAGCGGTACCCATATGATTCGATTCCGTCCTCTTCAATCCCTTGTTAGTCGTTCTCACTTTTCCACCACTGTGAACTCTGAACCATTTGCCAATAAACCCCCTAGTTTTGCGAATTCCACATCATCATATGCCGATGAATTCCCTAATATTTCGAATTCCTCGTCGTCAACAGCCGATCATACTAGGAGATCGAGAGTGGAATACCAAGATGAGCAAGCTCGCGTGCTCCAAGCCTCACTTCCGCATGTGATAAGGTTGGGATGGAGTGAAGCTGCGATGATTGCTGGTGCGAAGGATATTGGTGTCTCTGCATCTATTGTCGGATCATTTCCAAGGAAAGAGGGAATGTTGGTTGAGTTTTTCATGGATGATTGTTTGCAGAGGCTTATTGATAGAATCGAGTCCAGTCCAGATGAGCTGAAAAGTTTGATACCCAGTGACCGTATCACCAAGCTTATCCGCATTCGCTTAGAAATGCAGTCACCCTTCATATCGAAATGGCCTCAAGCTCTTAGCATCCAGGCACAACCAGTGAACGTCCCCACGAGCTTTAAGCAGAGGGCGATGCTTGTGGATGAGATCTGGCATGGTGCTGGCGACGACACCGCTGATTTTCAGTGGTATGTGAAGCGGACTGTCCTTGGAGGAATATACTCCACAACTGAGATTTACATGCTTACTGACAATTCCCCAGATTTTCGTGATACATGGGCATTCTTGGATGATCGGGTGAAAGATGCTTTTGACTTGAAGAAAACCACTCAAGAGGCGACATACTTGGCAGAAGCTGTTGGTGCTGGGATGGGGACTTCTTTGCAAGGATTTGTGAAGAGAGTCTTTCAGGGGTAA